The window TGAGTGTTTCCTTTTCATGCAACTGCATGCTTCCACTCTACTAAATttaagagggaaatattgtcgtttctactccactacatagctttagttacttttcaaatgATGATTTGACACATTAATAATCTCTCTTGtcacatatttttatttcaatggACGTCAGATGATTCAGTATTTCAGCAAGaatcaaagattagaggaaaagtaaagaaaccacaaaaccaaaaaaaaaaagagaaaagaaatcagatttgtgcatcagaactttgtttttcttctttcttctcccacTAAAAAAATCATGACCCCCCAGATTTAACcagtgaccctttggagggaccctgcccctaggttgggaaccactggactaaactaactgtatttaaagtagtgtaaaccaGCAggtacaacagtaacatgctgctctaacactgacgcttcagtattaataatctaatgatgatataatataataatacatcagtcagagggaccaaaccataaattttactgtaatacttgaactacatcaagctcataatatttatgtacttttagTACAGAGTGTTTTTACATTGGTGTATTGGTACTTTCAGTAAAGTAatggatctgagtacttcttctaCCTCTGAGTTATTTTCAAGGACAGAAACAATGATTCACAAATAACCAGCAGCCATTTGGAGTCTGAGACTGTTTGGTTGCGTCAACATGCTCTAAATGTCACTGATGACCTGTTCTTCAGTCTTCAGGACATTTGACAAAGACAATGACGGCTTTATTAGTATGAAAGAGTGGATTGAGGGGCTGTCGGTTTTTCTGCGTGGGACCTtggatgaaaaaataaaatgtaagttCTCAATCTTACTTTCAAGGCTAAAGTGCACACATGCATAATGAAGCTGAGTAACAATGTATCATTCAGCCTATAACCCTTCCCTGTTTCCACAATAGACTGCTTTCACGTGTATGACTTGAACGGCGACAACTACATCTCTAGAGAAGAGATGTTTCATATGCTGAAGAACAGCCTCATCAGACAGCCCACTGAGGAAGACCCTGATGAAGGAATTAAAGATCTAGTGGAGATCACACTGAAGAAGATGGTGAGATGTTTACTGCTCAAACATCACGGTCTAAACTAATGAACTTGTGAGTTACTTCTGCATAGCCAAAGCTCAAAACGAActtaacattttaatgtttcatgGAGGCAATATGTAAGATAATCCTCAGATCTGTACATAACTTTTTGATTTGTTAACACCCAAATAAAATAGAAGTTGATCACAAGCTAATTTCCAGTGTTATTTCCATTCACAGGACCATGACCATGATGGCAGGCTGTCGTTTGCAGACTTTGAGAATGCAGTGAGAGAGGAGAATTTATTGCTTGAGGCTTTTGGAACATGCCTCCCTGACACAGCGGTAATCACAAATTGAAAAATAACAGCTTAAATTTCAAACCAGATATTTTTAATCCTACATTCggttttcctctcttttcagGGTATTGAGATATTTGAGCAGCACATATTTCAGGATCAACTGGACCAATGGTGAAATTATAGTCGTGTGCACTTTCAACTGCATGttctttaataaaaatgttaatagcTGTTTGTAC is drawn from Scomber japonicus isolate fScoJap1 chromosome 15, fScoJap1.pri, whole genome shotgun sequence and contains these coding sequences:
- the clxn gene encoding calaxin; the encoded protein is MSEMSAMNRKLIQTLAETISKQVEHFNKTEVACLIREFDVLLGEPIVPGRAASGLDRGRFRSILHNSFGMTDDMIMDGVFRTFDKDNDGFISMKEWIEGLSVFLRGTLDEKIKYCFHVYDLNGDNYISREEMFHMLKNSLIRQPTEEDPDEGIKDLVEITLKKMDHDHDGRLSFADFENAVREENLLLEAFGTCLPDTAGIEIFEQHIFQDQLDQW